Proteins encoded within one genomic window of Cucumis sativus cultivar 9930 chromosome 3, Cucumber_9930_V3, whole genome shotgun sequence:
- the LOC101221677 gene encoding probable beta-1,4-xylosyltransferase IRX9H, translating to MASIRRTLSPAYHDRVYPNGIPFSTSSPSSKLLSNAKYSSPFSSFAVGARRFISGAFFIRPPRKGSNSWRRAFFRCCVFFLLGFLLGMMPFGHDADDIRSHDFSFEIKPPHVNVQFEKDSHGQVWREDSVVDSVNLSVKSSPEVNLSFVSVPKTQLIVVTPTYNRALQAYFLNRLGQALKLVNPPLLWIVVEMNSASMETAEILRKTGVMYRHLVCTKNMTDVKDRGVHQRNVALQHIERHKLDGIVYFADDDNIYSLELFDSLRDISRFGTWPVAMLAQNKNKAVLEGPVCNGSQVIGWHTNEKSKRLRRFHVDMSGFAFNSTILWDPKRWRRPTSKPIRQLDTVKEGFQETTFIEQVVEDESQMEGVPIGCLKVMNWHLHLEVPNFAYPSDWVFQKNLDYVLPIK from the exons ATGGCGTCGATTCGGAGGACTCTGTCGCCGGCCTATCACGATCGGGTTTATCCGAACGGAATACCGTTTTCAacttcttctccatcttcaaaGCTTCTTTCTAATGCTAAATACTCGTCGCCTTTCTCGTCTTTTGCCGTTGGAGCGCGGAGATTTATCTCGGGAGCTTTCTTTATTAGACCTCCACGGAAAGGTAGCAATAGTTGGCGAAGGGCATTCTTTAGATGCTGTGTGTTTTTCTTGCTTGGTTTCTTGCTTGGTATGATGCCGTTTGGTCATGATGCTGATGACATTCGTAGTCATGATTTTTCCTTCGAGATCAAGCCGCCGCATGTGAATGTGCAGTTTGAGAAAGATAGTCATGGTCAGGTTTGGCGAGAGGATTCTGTGGTTGATTCGGTTAATTTGTCGGTCAAGTCGTCTCCGGAAGtgaatttgagttttgtttcagTACCGAAGACGCAGTTGATTGTGGTGACACCGACGTATAATCGTGCACTTCAAGCGTATTTCTTGAATCGGTTGGGTCAGGCTCTGAAGCTTGTGAATCCTCCATTGTTGTGGATTGTGGTTGAGATGAATTCAGCTTCGATGGAGACTGCTGAGATTTTGCGGAAAACGGGAGTTATGTATAGACATTTGGTTTGTACTAAAAACATGACTGATGTCAAGGATAGAGGAGTTCATCAACGGAACGTGGCTTTGCAACACATTGAACGTCATAAGCTCGATGGGATCGTTTACTTTGCCGATGATGACAATATATATTCGTTGGAGTTGTTCGATAGCCTCAGAGATATTAG CCGCTTTGGCACTTGGCCTGTTGCTATGCTtgcacaaaacaaaaacaaagcgGTTCTGGAAGGTCCTGTATGCAATGGAAGTCAAGTTATTGGCTGGCACACCAATGAGAAAAGTAAGAGGCTTAGAAGATTTCATGTTGACATGTCTGGATTTGCTTTCAATAGTACCATTCTGTGGGACCCAAAGAGATGGAGGCGCCCTACTTCAAAACCTATTAGACAGTTAGACACTGTGAAAGAGGGTTTTCAG GAGACTACATTCATAGAGCAAGTAGTTGAAGATGAAAGTCAAATGGAAGGTGTGCCTATTGGCTGTTTAAAAGTAATGAATTGGCATCTTCATTTGGAAGTTCCCAATTTTGCTTATCCCAGTGATTGGGTGTTTCAAAAGAATCTTGATTACGTCCTGCCAATCAAGTGA